In one Leptogranulimonas caecicola genomic region, the following are encoded:
- a CDS encoding ABC transporter permease — MNNLIRLIGRRLIALPIMVLGVTFLVFFVMSFSPVDPAYGALGEGATQEAVQLYREKHGLDQPWIVQYGDFLGGMFQGNLGEYGVNAASVAERVSKAFPVTMQLTFFGLIIGVVIAFILGVVAAVYRDKWPDQVIRIFSIACIATPSFWLAVLLILVFSINLKLLPASGVLPPLFTGGWWARMLLPALALSVPLAGQLTRVIRTSMAEELDRDYVRTAIGAGVPRGTVIVKNVLRNAMITPVTVLGLRIGYLMGGAVVIEVIFNLPGMGMAILDGVSSNFPTLVQGVTLVVALAFIVINIVVDMLYILINPRIRSV; from the coding sequence GTGAATAACCTAATCAGGCTTATTGGACGCCGCCTTATCGCTCTGCCGATCATGGTTTTAGGTGTAACCTTCCTGGTGTTCTTCGTGATGTCCTTCTCTCCCGTTGACCCGGCCTATGGTGCGCTTGGCGAAGGCGCCACCCAGGAAGCCGTCCAACTTTACCGAGAAAAGCATGGTCTTGATCAACCGTGGATCGTACAGTACGGCGATTTTCTCGGCGGTATGTTTCAGGGGAATCTGGGCGAGTACGGTGTGAATGCCGCTTCAGTAGCTGAGCGTGTTTCTAAAGCGTTCCCTGTCACCATGCAGCTCACGTTCTTTGGCCTCATTATTGGTGTCGTCATCGCGTTCATCCTTGGTGTGGTAGCAGCAGTCTATAGAGACAAATGGCCAGACCAGGTCATTCGTATCTTCTCCATCGCATGCATTGCCACGCCCTCCTTCTGGCTCGCAGTACTTTTGATCCTGGTGTTCTCTATCAATCTCAAGCTGCTGCCTGCATCTGGCGTTCTTCCCCCGCTGTTTACCGGTGGCTGGTGGGCTCGCATGCTTCTGCCCGCTCTGGCACTTTCTGTGCCCCTGGCGGGTCAGCTCACCCGTGTGATCCGTACTTCTATGGCTGAGGAACTGGATCGCGACTACGTGCGCACCGCTATTGGCGCAGGCGTTCCCCGCGGCACCGTTATTGTGAAGAACGTGCTGCGCAATGCCATGATCACCCCGGTTACTGTCCTGGGCCTGCGCATTGGCTACCTCATGGGCGGCGCTGTGGTAATTGAGGTCATCTTCAACCTCCCCGGCATGGGTATGGCTATTCTCGACGGTGTTTCCTCGAACTTCCCCACACTGGTACAAGGCGTCACCCTGGTGGTTGCATTGGCCTTCATAGTGATCAACATCGTGGTAGACATGCTCTACATCCTTATCAACCCTCGAATCAGGAGCGTGTAG
- a CDS encoding ABC transporter substrate-binding protein has translation MFKKGMTRRTFVGLSGAAAAVAGLGLVGCGGTDDSSTSTEGGSDPNATLTAGLAYQNQGNLDPLSTSSATGMAANWCVAEGFFEFDYAKMEAYKALAAEDELTKVSDTEYTVKLRKDAKFSDGTAVTPEDVIKSWQRAAGKDEEYAGNIYVPMLSFIENVEADGEDGVKFTLNVAFDPEIMKKRLCIIKVCPASMSKDDLTKLPIGTGPWKYDSSDPQSIKLSVNENYNGDRPASNPVEFSVLVDNDPRVTAMTEGTTMICEAVPADQIDNFKNQGITVDEVQGFNLPFFMFNTKKKPFDDYRVRQAFFYAVDTEKLIENALSGLAKPATCYLPENFPGYHKASTVYTYDVDKAKSLLDEAGAAGTSLTLQTTDTAWIKDIAAQIQQDLQAAGLNVELNSQKSSDLYANQATPDASGVCPYDVVLASGDPSVFGNDPDLLMSWFYGDGIWTQSRYGWQEDPKCQELQALMAKAVTQSGSEQQDTWNQCFDLIAEQVPLYPLLHRVTPTGVWADKIDGFQAIGCTGVDLVGCKAK, from the coding sequence ATGTTTAAGAAGGGCATGACTCGTCGTACTTTCGTCGGCCTCTCCGGCGCCGCCGCTGCTGTGGCGGGCCTGGGTCTTGTAGGCTGCGGCGGCACTGACGACAGCTCCACCTCTACTGAGGGCGGCAGCGATCCCAACGCTACCCTCACTGCTGGTCTTGCGTACCAGAACCAGGGCAACCTGGATCCTCTGTCCACCTCCAGCGCCACTGGCATGGCCGCCAACTGGTGCGTGGCCGAGGGCTTCTTCGAGTTCGACTACGCCAAGATGGAGGCGTACAAGGCTTTGGCGGCAGAGGACGAGCTCACCAAGGTTTCTGACACCGAGTACACCGTAAAGCTGCGCAAGGACGCCAAGTTCTCCGACGGCACCGCGGTTACCCCCGAGGACGTCATCAAGTCCTGGCAGCGTGCCGCTGGCAAGGACGAGGAGTACGCCGGCAACATCTACGTGCCCATGCTCTCCTTCATCGAGAACGTCGAGGCCGACGGCGAGGATGGCGTGAAGTTCACCCTTAACGTCGCCTTCGACCCCGAGATCATGAAGAAGCGCCTCTGCATCATCAAGGTGTGCCCCGCCTCTATGTCCAAGGACGATCTTACCAAGCTCCCCATTGGCACCGGTCCTTGGAAGTATGATTCCTCTGATCCTCAGTCCATCAAGCTCTCTGTGAACGAGAACTACAACGGCGATCGTCCCGCCTCCAACCCTGTCGAGTTCTCCGTCCTTGTGGACAACGATCCCCGTGTGACTGCCATGACCGAGGGCACCACCATGATTTGCGAGGCCGTCCCCGCCGATCAGATCGACAACTTCAAGAACCAGGGCATCACCGTCGACGAGGTCCAGGGCTTCAACCTTCCCTTCTTCATGTTCAACACCAAGAAGAAGCCCTTCGATGACTACCGCGTGCGCCAGGCCTTCTTCTATGCCGTTGACACCGAGAAGCTCATTGAGAACGCCCTCTCCGGCCTTGCCAAGCCTGCCACCTGCTATCTGCCTGAGAATTTCCCCGGCTACCACAAGGCTTCCACTGTCTACACCTACGACGTAGACAAGGCCAAGAGCCTGCTGGACGAGGCTGGCGCCGCAGGCACCTCCCTGACCCTCCAGACCACCGACACCGCTTGGATCAAGGACATCGCCGCCCAGATCCAGCAGGATCTCCAAGCCGCTGGCCTGAATGTCGAGCTCAACTCTCAGAAGAGCTCCGACCTCTACGCCAACCAGGCAACCCCCGATGCCTCCGGCGTATGCCCCTACGACGTAGTGCTCGCCTCCGGCGACCCCTCCGTCTTTGGCAACGACCCCGACCTGCTCATGAGCTGGTTCTACGGCGACGGCATCTGGACCCAGTCTCGTTACGGCTGGCAAGAGGATCCCAAGTGCCAGGAGCTTCAGGCCCTCATGGCCAAGGCCGTTACCCAGTCTGGCTCCGAGCAGCAGGATACCTGGAACCAGTGCTTCGACCTCATCGCCGAGCAGGTGCCCCTGTATCCTTTACTCCACCGTGTGACCCCCACTGGCGTCTGGGCAGACAAGATCGACGGCTTCCAGGCCATTGGCTGCACCGGTGTCGACCTCGTGGGCTGCAAGGCCAAGTAA